The Spartinivicinus poritis DNA segment TATCCTTAGCCAGTTCGAAGCCTTGCTCTAAATTAACCTGGTAGCTTTCTGCTTTGAAACCACTCAAGTATTGATCTTGATAGGGTTCTAGGTTTTCCAGATCCCATGGTTCTAAAGCTTGGGTGTACTTTCTGGGTAAAGTATGGCTCGCCAACACCAGCACATCATCAAACTGATTAGCGACTCGACCAGATGCTGGATACCAACGAGTACGTCTTTCCTGTTCAGTATAAGTTTCTCGCTCACCTTCTGAATTGGTACGAGTTTTCGTTACTGTAACATAATAATATTCACCACGTTCCCCCCTATAATTACTGGTAGTATCTGTATCATACGTCCAATGCGGTACATAAACACCATTTAGTGAAGTATCTAATTTCGCTTTATTTTTTAATGCATTAGGCGCAAACCATAAATCATTCAGCCATTTTTTATAACTTTGTTTAGCTGCATTACTCGTTATTTTAAATGGTAATAATGATCTAGGTTTAATTAGTTTTTTCGAGTGAGTAGTTGAAACTATTTGGCTATCACAAAAAGGGCAGGCTTGTGAAGTCACATTTGCATCTGAAGTAGATTCCGCTCCACATGCATCGCACTTTAAATAGAGCTTTTCTTCAGTAATATCTCCTGCTTGCGCTTTACGTAAATAGTCATGATAATCAAGCTCTTCTATTTCATCATCACTTACTTGTATTTGGTTTTCAAAGTTACAATATTGACAAACAAGTGATCTTGCTCCTGGCTTATAAATAAGCTTGGCACCACACTGCTGACATTTAAATTCATTAGCAGTTTCATTTGCTAGTTTATCATCAAGTATTTTTTCTTCTTCAAGAGGCAGGGGTGGTGGAGTGATTGTCATGATATAAACTACTCCCAAAACTACTTTACTCTTTACTGTTAATTATTGTGGCGGTAAAGGTGGCGGAGTTGCTGCAAATAAACTACTTAATGCACCAACTTCAGATGCTTTTGTCCAGTTGCTCATGCCTTCACACCAAACCAAACTATCTCTTGTCATTACCCCGTTATTCACTAATCCTTGTAACTGGCTGATTGGCATAGGGCCTTGTTGCTGGCCATTAACTGCTACATAATATGGTTTTTCCTGTGGTAGTGGCGGTGGCACAGGGGCTGAAGTATTAGGACTATTTTGTTGTTGCTGATTTTGAGGTGGCTGACTCTGCTGCATGCTTTGTCCCATTTGATTGGCCATGGCAAATCCCATGCCCATTCCCATGCCGCCGCCAGCCAAACCTCCCTCAGTTTCTGCTGCTTTTTCGATTGCATTAGCTGTTTGAAACTGGGTGTATTGATGTAAATTTCCAATAATGCCCATGCTGGTTCGCTTATCTAATATTTCTTCCACCGCAGGGGGTAGCGATATGTTTTCCACCAACATTTTGGTGATGTCGATACCATATGCAACGAAATCATCATGAATTTTTTTAGTGATAAATTCACCCAGTTCATCATAATTAGCAGCCATGTCCAGCACTGGAATTTTGGCTTCACCTATAAGATCGGTAAACCGGGAAACAATCAGATTTCTCAACTGGTTCGTAATCTCATCAGTAGTGAAGTGGCCATCGGTACCAACAATTTCTCTGATAAAATTAGCCACATTTGATATACGAATAGCATAAGTACCAAACGCACGTATCCGCACAGGGCCAAACTCAGGGTCTCGCAAGGTAATGGGGTTTTTTGTCCCCCACTTCAGATCAGTAAATCGGCGTGTATTAACAAAATAAACTTCTGCTTTAAATGGACTATTAAAGCCATACTTCCAACCCTGTAAAGTTGATAAAATGGGTAAGTTATCTGTTGCTAAGGTGTAGTCGCCAGGCTCAAAGATATCTGCTAATTTACCTTTGTTAATGAAAACAGCCACTTGTGATTCACGAACAATAAGCTTGGCACCCATTTTGATTTCATTATTGTATCGCTCAAATCGATAAACCATGGTGTCGCGGCTATCATCAGTCCATTCAATAATATCGATAAACTCGCCACGAAGTTTATTAAAAAAGTCCATTGCACAGCCCTTCTATTAAAACCAATAGGTTTAAATACTACATATAAATGCCACCTATTGGTAATAATAGCATTTCACAGCGCTTAAGAGGCATTACATTTTATTATATTTTCCTTCTAAAAATTCTATATGACCACCTTTTACTCCCTGAAAAAAGAGATAAAGTGAGCCATCACAACGAGCCACCCTTATCCCTCCATTTTCTGCTAACTGGCCACCAGTAATTAATGATGGCTTTGTCCAACCTACTTCTAATTGAGTTCCATAGCCGTTAGATGTTGTTTTATCCTGATCAGGGTTATAAGACACTTTATCTTTTGCGGTTAAAATACCCGATATCGAAAAGGTTTCTGTTATTAATTGCTGTTGAGAGACACCGGGATGCACAAGATGCAAAACCCCATCTAACTCAGCACAAGCTAACGGTGCTCTGCCTTTAATCTGAGTAATGGCTGGCTCATCTTCACCAGGAGTGACTGGATCAGGTTCATGGGAATAATGACGGAGAGGAAATGCATTTTGTGACCACTGAAATTGAACTGCATCATCTTGCGGACCAGCATACTTACTTTCTGCAACAGTTACCACGTTCCATGGAGCCAAATTACATGTAGCAGTAACAAGTGTATTTTTTTCTGGCTCTGGATAAAACAGGTAAAGACAACCGCCTAGATTTGCCAGTTGAATTGGCTGTTCCGTCTGATGTCCTGTGGCTTCAACTGCCTGCCATTGCCCATTTTGATAAAGCTGCCATTGCACTTGGTTTTGCTCATTTTTAAAAGCGATGGCAGCCACTTCTTTGTTATCAATCATTATTGATTCAGTCAAAGTAGTTAAGCCACTAACAAATTTACTTTCTGCACATATTGATGAATTTTCATTCCAGCCCGATGCTAATGTATAATTAAACCCAGTTATGTGATGATCTGCTGTTTCTAAGAATAAACAAAGTTCATCATGCATTGATAAAAGCTGTACATTACATACTTGAGCTTCTGTTATAAATATTTCATCACTCCAGAACCTGCCATCATACATGTGATAAACAACGTTATAATTTTTAACAGAAATACAGAATAAACGCCCTGCATAAGCGGCAATAGCAAATGTTTTAACATCATTAATGGGCGTTTCTTGCCTGTTGTTCCATGAAAAACTTCTGCCCCATAAAAACTGGAACCAATTTGCACACTGATCATTTTTACCAAGACTATTTAGATTAAAGTTTTTTTCTATGGTTTTTAGCAAACTATAATGATTATATCCTTCATGTTGCCGCCCTGGTTTAATCATATCGCCTAGCAAAACAGTATAAATTTGATTTGGACCATCATAGGTATATTTTCGGTGTTGATCATAGTCTGCTTCAAAATCTGCTTCGTCAAACGTGACCACAACTAACGTTTTTTCAGGTAATAAGCTGTTTGGCCCTGGAAACCTCAAGTCACTAAAAAATCCTTCTAACCATTCTGCTAATTGATCAACTAAGACCGGTGCTCTTTCATGTGGCGATTCACTGGTTCCTAGTAAGTAATGGCCATCACTCCACATATTTGGTGTAAACCAGGCATATTCAGGCAAGGTACCATGAGATATATCTTTCCAAAAGTCTGTTTCATTCCTAATTTTTTGCCAGCGCTGCTTATTCTGAACTATTTGTGCAAAAGAAGAAAAAGGGTTATGTTTTTCAAGATAAGGATAATCATCTTTTGGTTTGAAGTCTGGATGCCAAGGGTTACTTTGTGGATTAAAGCTTTCCATATAAGCACGCCAGTCAATATTTTCAGCAGACTCCTCAATTAAATCCACAATGGTTTTTTGGGTTAATAACTCCGGGGGAGGATCATCATCACTCATATTACATAACTCACCTGCTATTGATGCAATATAATTGGTTTGTGATGGATGCATTACACCATAACATTGCGTTAGCTCTATCCCTTGCCGAGCTAACGATTGCATGTAGGGATTTTGTAACACATAACTGCGGTATTCATTTTCAAACATGATTACAATGACGTGCTCAAACGCTCTGTTGTTCATTCCTTTGTCTCCTCATCACAGTACAAAAATCCAGCACTGGTAATGATAGTCAAGCGTCCCTCTGCTATCATACTCATTTTTATAAAGCGCTATAAATAAGGAGTGCAATAAACTTGTCGTTTATTAAAAGCTTTTGCAGTAATATTTACCTGAGGCTCAGCCATCAATAAATAGATAATATACCCAATGCGAAGGGTAAAAGTATAACTAGTGAATTTACTAACCACCTGCTATGGCACCAATAATCATAAATGGCTTTTCGCCTGAGGTGATTTCTTCGGGCAGTAAAAAGTCAAATGACTCATGAGAAATATCTTTTCCGCAGGCAAAAAAGCGTAAATAAGGACGGCGCTGCTGAGTCACATGATCTCGAATTGTTCCCTTCAACATGGGAAAGTGTGTTTCTAACTCATCAAAAATTATTTGCAAGGTAGCAGGCCCCTCAACGTTAAGCTGCACTTCGTTAGTAATACGAGCCAGTGTTCTTAAATGTTGAGGGAGTACTATTCTAATCATGACAATGTTTGTACTTCTACAGATAGCACTGCTGGCAAGTCTCTAACAATAGGTGCCCAGTTATCGCCACCATTAGAAGACACATACACCTGCCCGCCTGTTGTGCCAAAATAGATACCGCACTCATCAAGTGAATCAATTGCCATCGCATCTCGCAATATATTGACGTAACAATCACTCTGAGGCAGACCTTTAGTGAGAGGCTCCCACTCGTTGCCACCCGAACGGCTACGATATACACGCAACTTACCGTCTGGTGGATAATGCTCTGAATCACTCTTGATAGGAATTACATAAATAGTTTCAGGCTCGTGAGCATGCACAGCAATGGGAAAGCCAAAATCAGACGGCAAGTTTCCACTTACCTCATGCCACAAATCACCTGCATTATCACTGCGCATAATATCCCAGTGCTTCTGCATAAAAAGCACTTCAGGACGTGATGGGTGAAATGCAATACGGTGTACACAATGACCAATTTCTGCTTCTGGATCAGGAATATATTCTGACTTTAAGCCACGGTTAATTGCTTTCCAGGTTAACCCTCCGTCATCCGTGCGAAAAGCACCAGCTGCAGAAATAGCCACATATAGTCGTTTAACATTGGTTGGATCCTGAAGGATGGTATGCAAACACATTCCACCCGCTCCTGGTGACCATTGGGCTCCAGAGCAATCACGCAAGCCAGCTATTTCTCGCCAGGTTTTACCACCATCTGTCGTATGAAATAGCGCAGCATCTTCTACTCCAGCATAAACCTTATCTGGGTCAGTTAGTGAGGGTTCAAGATGCCATACCCGCTTAAACTCCCAGGGGTGTTGGGTTCCATCATACCATTGATGAGTGGTAAGCGGCTTTCCTGTTTCAGGTGAAGTATCGTAAACAAACTTATTACTTTCCCCTTTAGGCATACCATCTTCTGTGTTAGTCGATTCA contains these protein-coding regions:
- a CDS encoding SPFH domain-containing protein, whose translation is MDFFNKLRGEFIDIIEWTDDSRDTMVYRFERYNNEIKMGAKLIVRESQVAVFINKGKLADIFEPGDYTLATDNLPILSTLQGWKYGFNSPFKAEVYFVNTRRFTDLKWGTKNPITLRDPEFGPVRIRAFGTYAIRISNVANFIREIVGTDGHFTTDEITNQLRNLIVSRFTDLIGEAKIPVLDMAANYDELGEFITKKIHDDFVAYGIDITKMLVENISLPPAVEEILDKRTSMGIIGNLHQYTQFQTANAIEKAAETEGGLAGGGMGMGMGFAMANQMGQSMQQSQPPQNQQQQNSPNTSAPVPPPLPQEKPYYVAVNGQQQGPMPISQLQGLVNNGVMTRDSLVWCEGMSNWTKASEVGALSSLFAATPPPLPPQ
- a CDS encoding alkaline phosphatase family protein; translated protein: MNNRAFEHVIVIMFENEYRSYVLQNPYMQSLARQGIELTQCYGVMHPSQTNYIASIAGELCNMSDDDPPPELLTQKTIVDLIEESAENIDWRAYMESFNPQSNPWHPDFKPKDDYPYLEKHNPFSSFAQIVQNKQRWQKIRNETDFWKDISHGTLPEYAWFTPNMWSDGHYLLGTSESPHERAPVLVDQLAEWLEGFFSDLRFPGPNSLLPEKTLVVVTFDEADFEADYDQHRKYTYDGPNQIYTVLLGDMIKPGRQHEGYNHYSLLKTIEKNFNLNSLGKNDQCANWFQFLWGRSFSWNNRQETPINDVKTFAIAAYAGRLFCISVKNYNVVYHMYDGRFWSDEIFITEAQVCNVQLLSMHDELCLFLETADHHITGFNYTLASGWNENSSICAESKFVSGLTTLTESIMIDNKEVAAIAFKNEQNQVQWQLYQNGQWQAVEATGHQTEQPIQLANLGGCLYLFYPEPEKNTLVTATCNLAPWNVVTVAESKYAGPQDDAVQFQWSQNAFPLRHYSHEPDPVTPGEDEPAITQIKGRAPLACAELDGVLHLVHPGVSQQQLITETFSISGILTAKDKVSYNPDQDKTTSNGYGTQLEVGWTKPSLITGGQLAENGGIRVARCDGSLYLFFQGVKGGHIEFLEGKYNKM
- a CDS encoding MoaD/ThiS family protein, with product MIRIVLPQHLRTLARITNEVQLNVEGPATLQIIFDELETHFPMLKGTIRDHVTQQRRPYLRFFACGKDISHESFDFLLPEEITSGEKPFMIIGAIAGG
- a CDS encoding WD40/YVTN/BNR-like repeat-containing protein, with the protein product MMKVRVLVGTRKGAFILTSDGKREQWDVKGPLFGGWEVYHIKGSPVDPNRIYASQTSDWFGQVIQRSSDGGETWEQPGTPPGESTNTEDGMPKGESNKFVYDTSPETGKPLTTHQWYDGTQHPWEFKRVWHLEPSLTDPDKVYAGVEDAALFHTTDGGKTWREIAGLRDCSGAQWSPGAGGMCLHTILQDPTNVKRLYVAISAAGAFRTDDGGLTWKAINRGLKSEYIPDPEAEIGHCVHRIAFHPSRPEVLFMQKHWDIMRSDNAGDLWHEVSGNLPSDFGFPIAVHAHEPETIYVIPIKSDSEHYPPDGKLRVYRSRSGGNEWEPLTKGLPQSDCYVNILRDAMAIDSLDECGIYFGTTGGQVYVSSNGGDNWAPIVRDLPAVLSVEVQTLS